The DNA sequence ATGGAATGTTGAACAGAGATAAATTAGACTTCTGGGGGGTTAATATTAGATTACAGCCACTTCAAGCAATTGTAGCAATAGAAGGTTTAAAAAAATTAGAAAAGGTAATTAAAATTAGAAATTATAATTCTAAAATTTTGGATGAGAAATTAGAAAAACTCTATCCAAATGTAATTTTGCCACCACGAAATAATCAAAATAAAGAAACTTTTGCTCTATATATGGCGTTGTTTAAAAATCGTGATAAATTAAAAAATTTTTTGATTAAAAAAGGTATTGAAGTAAAAATACATTATCCAGTTCCTTTACATTTACAAAAACCTGCAATTAAAAGTGGATACAAAAGAGGTGATTTTCCTATTGCTGAGTATCAAGCAAAGTCATTGTTGACCTTACCAGTACATCAATATTTAAAAAGAAAACAACTAAATTACATAATAAACTCAATTGAAAAATTTTATAAAAAAAATGACTAAAAAAATTGATAAACTTTATGATGAAAATTTAGTTGTAAAACCCTGGGGTTATGAATATGTGGTTTATAGAAATAAAAACAAACTTTCAGTAACTTTATTAAATATAAATTATAAAAAAAAAACTTCACTACATTGTCATCCAAATAAAAAGAGTGGATTTATAATGATTAAGGGTAAAGCCTTATTTCAATTAGGTTTATGGAAAAAGAGATCTGAAATTAAAGCAGCGCCCTCTAAAAGAATGATAGCCAGAGGTCTTTTTCATCAGATAGAATCCCTTTCTAAAGAAGGAATTATTGCGCTAGAATTTGAAACTCCAGTAGATAAAAAAGATTTAGTTAGATTTCAAGATGATTATGGAAGACAACAAAAATCTTATGAAGGAGCAAAGTATACAAAAAAAATCAATTCAAAATTTTTAAAATTTAAAATTCCACCTTCAGAAAAAAAAATTACTTATTCAATTTATGGAGTAAAACTATTAATTGAAAATCATAAAAATTTTAAAAAAATCAATAAATGTAAAAATGATACTATATTTGCAATTTTAGATGGTGAAATTGTAGATAATAATAATAAAGCAGTACTTAGTTGTGGAGATATTGTAAAAACTAATGATTTAAAGGTTTTATCTAAAGTTTTTAAAATAAAGAAGCTTCTTACTTTATTAAAAGTGACAAAGTAAAATTAATAATTAAATATCAATTTAAAATAATAATCACTTAATGAAAAAAATATTGTTGTTTACTCCAAATTATTCATTAAATAGTGGTCATAATCAAACTTTTATTTCCACAAGAATTAATCAATATATTAAAAATAATATAAATGTAGAAGTTGTTACTATTCAAAAAAAAAAAAGAATTATTAGAAAAAATTCAAAATTCAAAGTGAGGTCCTTTGAAAACTATTCAGAATTAGATTTTTTTTTAAACAAAAATATTCATCAGTATGATAAAATATTTATTCATTTTGTAACATTTCAATTTATTAAAATAATTAATAAACATAAAAAAAAAATCTTCATTTGGATACACGGTATTGAA is a window from the Candidatus Pelagibacter ubique HIMB140 genome containing:
- a CDS encoding cupin domain-containing protein, which encodes MTKKIDKLYDENLVVKPWGYEYVVYRNKNKLSVTLLNINYKKKTSLHCHPNKKSGFIMIKGKALFQLGLWKKRSEIKAAPSKRMIARGLFHQIESLSKEGIIALEFETPVDKKDLVRFQDDYGRQQKSYEGAKYTKKINSKFLKFKIPPSEKKITYSIYGVKLLIENHKNFKKINKCKNDTIFAILDGEIVDNNNKAVLSCGDIVKTNDLKVLSKVFKIKKLLTLLKVTK